The region GGAAACGGTTTCAAGCGGCAGGAAGCGCGGCTCGATCGGGGAGATCGTGTCGGATCGCGACGCGGGTTCGCGTCAGCCCCGAAACCGGCTCGCGCCCTGGTGGCGGTGCCGGGAGAACCCCGGTAGCGTTGCGCCTCGGGGTGAGAAGCCGGCGGCTCCTGCTTGGCCTAACAACAAGCGAATGGAGAGTCTACGTTCTGCCCCGGATCTCCGCAACGAGTTTTTCGACGAAGGCGTCCAGGGGCAGGGACCCTTCGTTCCCCTTCTTCCGGCTCCGGACCGAGACCGCGCGGTTCTCGACCTCCTGGCGGCCCAGAACCAGCATGTACGGGATCTTGAGAAGCTCCGCGTCCCGGATCTTGGCTCCCATCTTCTCCTCGCGGAGGTCCGCCTCGACCCGGATCCCCTGGTTCAGGAGCAAGGTCCGGATCTCCTCGGCGTAGGGGATCTGGGCGTCCGCGATGGTGATGAGCTGCACCTGGACGGGGGCGATCCAGACCGGGAAGTCGCCGCCGTAGTGCTCGATCAGGGTCGCGAAGAACCGCTCCATCGAACCCAGGAGCGCCCGGTGGATCATGAAGACCTGGTGCTCCTGCCCATCCGAGCCGACGTAGTTCACCTCGAACCGCCGCGGCAGGTTGAAGTCGAACTGGACGGTCGAGCACTGCCACGCGCGTCCGAGCGCATCGCTGATCTTGATGTCGATCTTGGGCCCGTAGAAGACCGCCTCGCCCTCGGCGCGGTGGTAGACGATCCCAGCCCGCTTCACGACGCGCTCGAGCGCGCCTTCGGCCAGCTCCCAATCCTCGTCCGTGCCCATGTAGTCCTGCTTCCGGTCCGGGTCCCGGACCGAGAGCTCGACCCTGTAGTCCTTGAAGCCGAACGTGTCGAGCATGAACCGGGCGAACTCGAGCACCTTCTCGAGCTCGGGCTCGACCTGCTCCCGGGTGCAGAAGAGGTGGGCGTCGTCCTGGGTGAATCCGCGCACGCGCGCGAGCCCGTGCAGCACGCCGGACTTCTCGTACCGGTACACGGTTCCCAGCTCGGCGATCCGGATCGGGAGCTCCCGGTACGAGTGCTTCTTCCCCTGGTAGATCAGGATGTGGAAGGGGCAGTTCATCGGCTTGAGCACGTATTCCCGCTCGTCGATCTCCAGGAAGTACATGTTCTCGCGATAGAAGTTGGTGTGCCCCGACCGCTCCCAGAGGTCCGCCTGCGCGATGTGCGGCGTGTTCACGATCGTGTAGCCGCGCCGCAGGTGCTCCTCCTTCCAGAAGTCCTCGATCACGCGGCGCATCGCCGCGCCGTGCGGATGCCAGAAGATGAGCCCGCCGCCGGCGATCTCCTGCACGCTGTAGAGGTCGAGCGAGTGCCCCACCTTGCGGTGGTCGCGGAGCTTGGCCTGCTCCAGCCGCTCGAGGTGCTCCTTCAGCCGATCCTTGGACGGGAACGCGGTGCCGTAGATGCGCTGGA is a window of Candidatus Eisenbacteria bacterium DNA encoding:
- the thrS gene encoding threonine--tRNA ligase, encoding MIQLEVDGKRLEAAPGSTLGAIFHEQYQEAFRKGVAARLNGRVVDFHTPIQESGKIELIPVEDPEGLAVLRHSTAHLMASAVVKLFPGTKLAIGPAIEEGFYYDFQVERPFQPEDLAKIETSMHEIAEENHLFQRGELPRDKALEKFRSEGETFKVELIEGLPDPTVSTYTHSFFTDLCRGPHVPRTKMLKHFKLLSVAGAYWRGDSNRPMLQRIYGTAFPSKDRLKEHLERLEQAKLRDHRKVGHSLDLYSVQEIAGGGLIFWHPHGAAMRRVIEDFWKEEHLRRGYTIVNTPHIAQADLWERSGHTNFYRENMYFLEIDEREYVLKPMNCPFHILIYQGKKHSYRELPIRIAELGTVYRYEKSGVLHGLARVRGFTQDDAHLFCTREQVEPELEKVLEFARFMLDTFGFKDYRVELSVRDPDRKQDYMGTDEDWELAEGALERVVKRAGIVYHRAEGEAVFYGPKIDIKISDALGRAWQCSTVQFDFNLPRRFEVNYVGSDGQEHQVFMIHRALLGSMERFFATLIEHYGGDFPVWIAPVQVQLITIADAQIPYAEEIRTLLLNQGIRVEADLREEKMGAKIRDAELLKIPYMLVLGRQEVENRAVSVRSRKKGNEGSLPLDAFVEKLVAEIRGRT